The following coding sequences are from one Lepisosteus oculatus isolate fLepOcu1 chromosome 19, fLepOcu1.hap2, whole genome shotgun sequence window:
- the rasd3 gene encoding RASD family member 3, translating into MSLAVKEKTTVRLVFLGAAGVGKSALIRRFLQDRFESKHKRTVEELHSIEYDIDGTKIRIEIMDTSGSYSFPAMRKLCIRDGDAFALVYSIEDPDSFAEVRRLREEIVELKGDKLTAIAVVGNKADLENQRQVPAEDILSTVELDWNATFLEASAKSSENVLGVFKELLQQVNLPSRLSPALRRRRETIPKDSAGGRKRPPMKKTNSCIIS; encoded by the coding sequence ATGTCTCTGGCGGTGAAGGAAAAGACCACGGTCCGCCTGGTGTTCCTCGGGGCGGCCGGCGTGGGCAAGTCGGCGCTCATCCGGCGCTTCCTGCAGGACCGGTTCGAGAGCAAGCACAAGCGCACCGTGGAGGAGCTGCACAGCATCGAGTACGACATCGACGGCACCAAAATCCGCATCGAGATCATGGACACCAGCGGCAGCTACTCCTTCCCCGCCATGCGGAAGCTGTGCATCCGCGACGGGGACGCCTTCGCCCTGGTCTACTCCATCGAGGACCCGGACTCCTTCGCCGAGGTGCGGCGGCTCCGGGAGGAGATCGTGGAGCTCAAGGGGGACAAGCTCACGGCCATCGCCGTGGTGGGCAACAAGGCGGACCTGGAGAACCAGCGCCAGGTACCCGCCGAGGACATCCTGTCCACCGTGGAGCTGGACTGGAACGCCACCTTCCTGGAGGCCTCGGCCAAGAGCAGCGAGAACGTGCTGGGCGTCTTCAAGGAGCTGCTGCAGCAGGTGAACCTGCCCAGCCGCCTGAGCCCGGCGCTACGGCGACGCAGGGAGACCATCCCCAAGGACAGCGCCGGGGGGCGCAAGCGGCCGCCCATGAAGAAGACCAACAGCTGCATCATTTCCTAA